One part of the Alosa alosa isolate M-15738 ecotype Scorff River chromosome 4, AALO_Geno_1.1, whole genome shotgun sequence genome encodes these proteins:
- the LOC125292990 gene encoding uncharacterized protein LOC125292990 has translation MSSSLLLLNLSTNIPASKSLVVVLDMRGMDNQHKVQDWELQIKTTSKLDVMRLVSTGEQEERWWMIMVSTGEEEMMMGMVVRGKVFFEKPKRGEVNHVPDHPESYTEEDLEDLRSSLVETMKKKNKDMEFISQKMDITFSFRRMEIVEMEPMVSEVLERWSGLFLEEQICQEFTRVTTKDLMGTFKTALEMFTPRLLKLYRARKGAFSREMETLLEMLDKQTSDITSHRRQAAVEGLPIFLRENTEKLFSRCLATDLDDEQTKGIKMGVLTVLDDDDAVINIALVLEETIVLKDIPDTRLRFTYLFGLLYALNMEFPKDIRYTFETIQHIFMEMSTNCSQRVRSFKTKLLNQ, from the exons ATGAGTTCGAGTCTGTTGCTGCTGAACTTGTCAACAAACATCCCTGCCTCAAAGAGCCTGGTGGTGGTACTGGATATGCGCGGGATGGACAACCAGCATAAAGTACAAGATTGGgaactacagatcaaaactacGTCCAAGCTGGATGTAATGAGGTTGGTGTCAACAGGAGAACAAGAAGAGAGGTGGTGGATGATCATGGTGTCAACAGGCGAAGAAGAGATGATGATGGGGATGGTGGTCCGAGGGAAGGTTTTCTTTGAAAAACCAAAGCGAGGTGAGGTCAACCATGTACCAGATCATCCTGAAAGCTACACTGAGGAGGACTTGGAAGACCTGAGGTCTTCCCTGGTTGAAACcatgaagaagaaaaacaagGACATGGAGTTCATCAGCCAGAAGATGGACATCACATTCTCCTTTAGGAGAATGGAGATTGTAGAGATGGAACCCATGGTCTCAGAGGTTCTGGAGAGGTGGTCCGGTCTATTTCTTGAAGAACAG ATTTGTCAAGAGTTCACTCGTGTGACCACCAAGGACCTGATGGGAACATTTAAAACTGCCCTTGAGATGTTCACCCCTCGTCTGCTGAAATTATATCGTGCCAGGAAGGGCGCCTTTAGTCGAGAGATGGAAACCCTTTTGGAAATGCTTGACAAACAG ACATCTGACATCACAAGTCATCGCAGACAGGCAGCTGTGGAAGGTCTTCCCATATTTCTGCGGGAGAATACTGAGAAGCTTTTCTCTAGATGCTTG gCAACTGATTTAGATGACGAGCAGACGAAAGGCATCAAGATGGGTGTCCTCACAGTGCTTGATGATGATGACGCAGTCATTAATATTGCCCTCGTGTTGGAGGAAACCATTGTCCTGAAAGATATCCCAGACACCCGACTGCGCTTTACGTATCTTTTTGGCCTGCTTTATGCCCTCAACATGGAGTTCCCAAAAGACATCAGGTATACCTTTGAAACTATCCAGCACATTTTCATGGAAATGTCCACCAATTGCTCACAGCGTGTCCGGAGCTTCAAGACCAAGCTGTTAAACCAGTGA
- the ube2t gene encoding ubiquitin-conjugating enzyme E2 T: protein MQRATRLKRELQMLTTEPPPGISCWQSDDQVDDLRAQIVGGANTPFEGGLFALEIKIPERYPFEPPKIRFLTPIYHPNIDNAGRICLDALKLPPKGAWRPSLNISTVLTSIQLLMAEPNPDDPLMADISSEFKYNKQVYLDKAKSWTEKHAIQRNNGQVKSGEKATELLSKDYSRKREPLKEQPQESKRVCL, encoded by the exons ATGCAGAGGGCCACTCGTCTTAAACGTGAACTTCAGATGCTCACGACTGAGCCACCCCCTGGAATATCATGTTGGCAGTCAGATGATCAAGTTGATGACCTTCGAGCTC AAATTGTTGGGGGTGCAAACACGCCATTCGAAGGAGGCTTGTTCGCTCTGGAGATCAAAATACCTGAAAG GTACCCTTTTGAACCACCCAAGATTCGCTTCCTGACTCCAATATATCACCCAAACATTGACAACGCTGGGCGCATTTGTCTGGATGCACTAAAACTTCCACCTAAG GGTGCTTGGAGACCGTCTCTCAACATCTCCACAGTACTCACCTCTATCCAGCTGCTTATGGCCGAGCCTAATCCAGATGATCCGCTCATGGCAGACATT TCATCTGAATTTAAGTACAACAAGCAAGTCTATCTGGACAAAGCCAAGAGTTGGACAGAAAAACATGCCATCCAGAGAAATAAT GGTCAGGTCAAATCTGGAGAAAAGGCTACCGAACTTTTAAGTAAAGACTATTCTCGCAAGAGAGAGCCTCTCAAGGAACAGCCACAAGAGTCTAAGAGAGTCTGTCTGTAG